The Pseudomonas sp. FP2309 genome has a window encoding:
- the pepP gene encoding Xaa-Pro aminopeptidase, with translation MIHIPKAEYTRRRKALMAQMEPNSIAILPAAAVAIRNRDVEHVYRQDSDFQYLSGFPEPQAVIVLMPGRQHGEYVLFCRERNAERELWDGLRAGTEGAIRVFGADDAFPITDIDDILPGLIEGRDRVYSAMGSNAEFDRHLMEWINVIRSKAHLGAQPPNEFVALDHLLHDMRLYKSAAEVKVMREAARISCAAHVKAMQACRAGLYEFSLEAELDYEFRKGGAKMPAYGSIVAAGRNSCILHYQQNDALLKDGDLVLIDAGCEIDCYASDITRTWPVNGKFSPEQKAIYEVVLASQEAAFAEIAPNKHWNQAHEATVRVITAGLVKLGLLQGDIDELIASEAYKPFYMHRAGHWLGMDVHDVGEYRVGGEWRVLEVGMALTVEPGIYISPDNTSVAKKWRGIGVRIEDDVIVTKQGCEILTSGVPKTVAEIEALMAAAR, from the coding sequence ATGATCCATATCCCTAAAGCGGAATACACCCGGCGCCGCAAGGCGCTCATGGCGCAGATGGAACCCAACAGCATCGCGATCCTGCCGGCTGCCGCCGTGGCGATCCGCAACCGCGATGTGGAGCACGTCTACCGCCAGGACAGCGATTTCCAGTACCTGAGCGGCTTCCCCGAGCCCCAGGCGGTGATCGTGCTGATGCCCGGTCGCCAGCACGGCGAGTACGTGCTGTTCTGCCGTGAACGCAACGCCGAACGCGAATTGTGGGACGGCCTGCGTGCCGGCACCGAAGGTGCGATCCGTGTGTTCGGCGCCGACGATGCCTTCCCCATCACCGATATCGACGACATCCTGCCCGGCCTGATCGAAGGCCGCGACCGGGTCTATTCGGCCATGGGCAGCAACGCCGAATTCGATCGGCACCTGATGGAGTGGATCAATGTGATCCGCTCTAAAGCGCACCTTGGCGCCCAGCCGCCGAACGAATTCGTTGCCCTGGATCATTTGCTCCACGACATGCGCCTGTATAAATCGGCGGCGGAAGTGAAGGTGATGCGCGAAGCCGCACGGATCTCCTGTGCGGCCCATGTGAAGGCGATGCAAGCTTGCCGCGCCGGCCTCTACGAATTCAGCCTCGAGGCCGAGCTGGATTATGAGTTCCGCAAAGGCGGCGCGAAAATGCCCGCCTATGGCTCTATCGTCGCCGCCGGGCGCAACAGTTGCATCCTGCATTACCAGCAGAATGACGCGCTGCTCAAGGACGGCGACCTGGTGCTGATCGACGCCGGGTGCGAAATCGACTGCTACGCCAGTGACATCACCCGCACCTGGCCGGTCAATGGCAAGTTTTCGCCTGAGCAAAAAGCGATCTACGAGGTTGTGCTGGCCTCCCAGGAAGCCGCCTTTGCCGAGATCGCGCCGAACAAACATTGGAACCAGGCCCATGAGGCCACCGTGCGGGTCATCACCGCCGGGCTGGTGAAGCTGGGTTTGCTGCAAGGTGATATCGATGAACTGATCGCCAGCGAAGCCTACAAACCCTTCTATATGCACCGCGCCGGCCATTGGCTGGGCATGGATGTGCATGACGTGGGCGAGTACCGAGTGGGTGGTGAATGGCGCGTGCTGGAAGTCGGCATGGCGTTGACCGTGGAGCCGGGGATCTACATCTCGCCGGACAACACCAGCGTGGCAAAGAAATGGCGTGGCATTGGCGTGCGCATCGAGGACGACGTGATAGTGACCAAACAAGGCTGTGAGATTCTGACCAGCGGCGTGCCCAAGACTGTCGCCGAGATTGAAGCCCTGATGGCGGCTGCGCGATGA
- a CDS encoding YecA family protein: MPIQNSPYDAFSKLLSASGHPCSPAELHGVLLGRSCTGVGFDADNWLADVAELLETEPTENVRNALIGLQEMVKGELTGDDVTVVLLLPTDDAPLTERAAALGQWCQGFLHGFGVNAGGLELSTDAKEVLQDLAAISQVQDALEESEDGEGDYMEVMEYLRVAPLLLFTETKKSAEPAAPKPSLH; the protein is encoded by the coding sequence ATGCCCATTCAGAACTCCCCGTACGATGCTTTTTCCAAACTGCTGAGCGCCAGCGGTCACCCTTGCTCGCCTGCCGAACTGCACGGCGTGTTGCTGGGCCGCAGTTGCACCGGTGTCGGCTTTGATGCCGACAACTGGCTGGCCGATGTGGCCGAACTGCTGGAAACCGAACCGACCGAGAACGTGCGTAACGCACTGATCGGCCTGCAAGAGATGGTCAAGGGCGAACTGACCGGCGACGACGTCACCGTGGTCCTGCTGCTGCCGACCGACGACGCACCGCTCACCGAACGTGCCGCTGCACTGGGCCAATGGTGCCAGGGCTTCCTCCACGGTTTCGGCGTGAATGCCGGTGGCCTCGAGCTGAGCACCGACGCCAAGGAAGTGTTGCAGGACCTCGCCGCGATTTCCCAGGTGCAAGATGCACTGGAAGAGTCCGAAGACGGTGAAGGCGACTACATGGAAGTCATGGAATACCTGCGCGTCGCGCCATTGCTGCTGTTCACCGAGACCAAGAAGTCCGCTGAACCTGCAGCACCCAAGCCGTCGCTGCATTAA
- a CDS encoding TIGR02449 family protein, producing the protein MEDTDLQALMARLELLITRVEQLKSQNGLLLAQEKTWREERAHLIEKNEIARRKVESMISRLKALEQDS; encoded by the coding sequence ATGGAAGACACCGACCTGCAAGCGCTGATGGCCAGACTCGAATTGCTAATTACTCGGGTCGAGCAACTTAAGAGTCAAAACGGACTCCTATTAGCTCAGGAAAAGACCTGGCGCGAGGAACGCGCTCACCTCATTGAAAAAAACGAAATCGCCCGGCGTAAGGTCGAATCGATGATTTCGCGCCTGAAGGCCCTGGAGCAAGACTCATGA
- a CDS encoding cell division protein ZapA — MSSSNSVTVQILDKEYSIICPQEERNNLVSAARYLDGKMREIRSSGKVIGADRIAVMAALNITHDLLHKQERPDVQASGSTREQVRDLLERVDLALSTDSDTPKG, encoded by the coding sequence ATGAGTTCAAGCAATAGCGTCACCGTGCAGATCCTCGACAAAGAATATTCGATCATCTGTCCCCAGGAAGAGCGCAACAACCTGGTGAGCGCCGCCCGCTACCTGGATGGCAAGATGCGTGAAATCCGCAGCAGCGGCAAAGTCATCGGCGCCGACCGTATCGCCGTAATGGCCGCGCTGAACATTACCCATGACCTGCTGCACAAGCAGGAACGCCCTGACGTACAGGCCAGCGGTTCGACCCGAGAGCAAGTTCGTGACCTGCTCGAACGCGTGGATCTGGCGCTTTCCACCGACTCGGACACACCCAAGGGCTGA
- a CDS encoding 5-formyltetrahydrofolate cyclo-ligase yields MTEPAPLSRPHLRRMLRKARRALTPSEQRQAAHGLYRQLAQHPLFRRAKHISLYLPTDGEIDPRLLLRAAQRRGKATYLPVLSAWPRTKMVFQRVRPGEKLSPNRFRILEPRVNAARQRQVWALDLVLLPLVGFDDEGGRLGMGGGFYDRSLAYMARRQNWRKPTLLGLAHECQKVDRLAQASWDVPLAGTVTDRQWYIAKTPL; encoded by the coding sequence ATGACCGAACCTGCGCCGCTGTCCCGTCCGCACCTTCGACGCATGTTGCGCAAGGCCCGCCGCGCGCTCACGCCGAGCGAACAGCGCCAGGCCGCCCATGGCCTGTATCGCCAACTGGCACAGCACCCGCTGTTTCGCCGGGCCAAACATATCTCCCTATACCTGCCGACGGACGGTGAAATCGATCCGCGATTGCTGCTGCGTGCCGCTCAGCGCCGGGGCAAGGCCACTTACCTGCCGGTACTGAGCGCATGGCCGCGTACCAAGATGGTGTTCCAGCGCGTGCGACCAGGGGAAAAACTGTCTCCCAATCGCTTTCGCATTCTGGAGCCACGGGTCAACGCAGCCCGCCAACGCCAGGTGTGGGCGCTGGACCTGGTATTGCTGCCGTTGGTGGGGTTCGATGACGAGGGTGGCCGCCTGGGCATGGGTGGCGGTTTCTACGACCGCAGCCTGGCGTACATGGCCCGCCGCCAAAACTGGCGCAAGCCGACGCTGTTGGGCCTGGCCCACGAATGTCAGAAAGTCGATCGATTGGCACAGGCCAGCTGGGATGTGCCGTTGGCGGGCACCGTCACCGACAGGCAGTGGTATATCGCAAAAACGCCGCTGTAA
- a CDS encoding EVE domain-containing protein, producing the protein MAYWLMKSEPDELSIKGLEKLGEARWDGVRNYQARNFLRAMAVGDQFFFYHSSCPEPGIAGIGKIIEAAYPDPTALEPDSHYFDAKATPEKNPWTAINVCHVQTFPKVLGLGLLKQQTALAELPLVQKGSRLSVMPVTAEQWAAVLALR; encoded by the coding sequence ATGGCCTACTGGCTGATGAAATCCGAGCCCGACGAACTCTCTATCAAAGGCCTGGAAAAACTTGGCGAAGCCCGCTGGGATGGCGTGCGCAACTACCAGGCGCGCAACTTCCTGCGCGCCATGGCCGTGGGTGACCAATTTTTCTTCTATCACTCCAGTTGCCCTGAGCCTGGCATTGCCGGCATCGGCAAAATCATCGAGGCCGCCTACCCGGACCCGACCGCACTGGAGCCGGACAGCCACTACTTCGACGCCAAGGCCACCCCCGAGAAAAACCCGTGGACTGCAATTAACGTCTGCCATGTCCAAACGTTTCCCAAGGTGCTGGGTTTGGGGCTCCTCAAACAGCAAACCGCCCTCGCCGAATTACCGCTGGTGCAAAAAGGCAGCCGGCTGTCAGTGATGCCGGTGACCGCCGAACAATGGGCGGCGGTGCTGGCGCTGCGCTGA
- a CDS encoding HlyD family secretion protein translates to MSTHHHTSRVFAIALIALLVGAGGFGYWRSTQDRLPEGLSMGNGRLESTEVQIAAKIPGRLAEVRVDEGDKVLKGQVLARMDTRTLEAQRAQAEAEVLRAKENFSAAEANVQLRQSEQLLASQELRRTQELYKRGFASSQLIDQQQARQNTGNAAVVAAQAQVNAVKAAIGAAQAQVAQLTSEIDDSSLRAPIDGIIQLRLAEPGEVLGAGGRVLLLIDPSDQYMNLYLPASVTGRLTVGSDARILLDALPQQPLPAKISFVAAKSQFTPKEVETRDERQKLVFRVKLRLTQPSAVPQAKPGMPGAGYVRTADIDWPANLQ, encoded by the coding sequence ATGTCGACGCACCATCACACCTCTCGCGTTTTCGCCATCGCACTGATCGCTCTGCTGGTGGGCGCCGGCGGCTTCGGTTACTGGCGCTCCACCCAGGACCGCTTGCCCGAAGGCCTGAGCATGGGCAATGGGCGCCTGGAATCGACCGAAGTGCAGATCGCCGCCAAGATCCCCGGGCGTCTGGCCGAGGTGCGGGTGGACGAAGGCGATAAGGTGCTCAAGGGCCAGGTGCTGGCGCGCATGGATACCCGCACCCTGGAAGCCCAGCGCGCCCAGGCTGAAGCCGAGGTGCTGCGCGCCAAGGAAAACTTCTCCGCCGCCGAAGCCAATGTGCAACTGCGCCAAAGCGAACAACTGCTGGCCAGCCAGGAGCTCAGGCGCACCCAGGAGCTGTACAAACGCGGCTTCGCCAGCAGCCAATTGATTGACCAGCAGCAAGCGCGCCAGAACACCGGCAACGCCGCCGTGGTCGCTGCCCAAGCCCAGGTCAATGCGGTCAAGGCTGCCATCGGCGCCGCACAGGCCCAGGTCGCCCAGCTCACCAGTGAAATCGACGACAGCAGCCTGCGCGCGCCCATCGATGGGATCATCCAACTGCGCCTGGCCGAGCCCGGCGAAGTCCTTGGCGCGGGCGGACGGGTGTTGCTGCTGATCGATCCCAGTGATCAGTACATGAACCTTTACCTGCCCGCCTCCGTCACCGGTCGCCTGACCGTCGGCAGCGACGCGCGGATCCTGCTCGACGCCCTGCCCCAGCAACCGTTGCCGGCGAAAATCAGCTTTGTCGCCGCCAAATCGCAGTTCACCCCCAAAGAAGTGGAAACCCGTGACGAGCGCCAGAAACTGGTGTTCCGCGTCAAACTGCGCCTGACCCAACCCAGCGCCGTGCCTCAAGCCAAGCCCGGCATGCCGGGTGCAGGTTACGTGCGCACTGCGGATATCGACTGGCCGGCCAACCTGCAATGA